A stretch of DNA from Rhodococcus sp. NBC_00297:
GCCGCCGAACTCGGCGACGACCTCGCACAGCGCACGCAGTTCGCCCGTGTCGGCGTACATCCCGGGCGTGTAGGTCAGTCCGCTCGACATGCCGACGGCGCCCTCGGACATGCCTTGTGCCAACAGCTCTCGCATGTGCTCGATCTCGGCAGCGGTGGCGGGACGCTGATCCGGTCCGACGGCCAGATAGCGCAACGTTCCCTGCGGCACCAGGTACGCGGCGTTGGGGGTGATGCCCCGGTCGAGCCGGTCCAGATACTCGGCGACCGAGCGCCACGTGATGTCGAGATCGGTGGGATTGCCGTTCCATCCGGAGATCTGACGGCGGATGACCGCGAGCGTCTCGTCGGTGACGGGTGCGTAGGAGAGCCCGTCCTGACCCAGCACCTCGGTGGTGACGCCCTGGGTGATCTTCGGAACGTGTCCGGGCGCGGTCAGCAGTCCGAGGTCGGAGTGGGCGTGCATGTCGATGAAACCCGGTGCGACGACGTGGCCCCGAGGCACGTCGACGACGATCCGCGCGTCGGCGACGGTGCCCGGTGCCGCGACCCGCGTGATGCGTCCGTCGTCGACGAGAACGTCGGCGCGGACTCGGTCGGACCCGGTGCCGTCGACGACGTCACCGCCGCGAATGAGGATGTCCGCCATGATCAGAAGAAGGTGTGGATCAGGTCGACGATGCGCGGGTTCGCCGCGTCGGCGTCGTCGACGACCGGAAGCAGACGCCACTTGTCGAACGCCGTGCAGGGATGCGACAGGCCGAGCCGTGCGACCGTCCCGACGGGAACGTCGTCGCGGGCCGTGCCCGGCGTCCGGAGGAAGGCGTGCTGATCGTTGAGCGCCGAGATATGGTGCCCCGCTTCCGCGTCCCGGCCGCCGATGCGCTGCGGTGTCGGCAGCCCCTCGTCGAACGGGAAGTCACGCTTGCCCGCATCGAGCAGTGCGAGTTCGGGTTCCGGACGCGACACCACCCGCGCCCAGCCGTGCATCGCGGAGGACAGGTGCTCCTCGCCGACGCGGGAGGCGATGAGCGGGGAGATGTCGGCGTAGAAGCCGTCGTCGTGCACCACGTAGGCGCCCGAGCGCAGCACGACGGCTGTGTGCTCGTCGACGACCGACGAGAGCCGCTCGACCACCAGGTCCTGGTAGGCGCTCCCGCCCGCGGTGACGATCGCCCGTCCCTCGTACAGGCCGTCGGCGGCGAGACCGGCGTGCAGGGCGGCGACCTCGTCGAGGTAGGCGCGTACGGCGTCCAGACCGGCGGGTGTGCGGTCGTGGGCCAGCGCGCCCTCGTATCCGCCCACGCCCGCGAGGGTCACCGACGGCGACGAGGAGATCGCGGCCGCGACGCGTCGCGCCTCGTCCACACTGCGTGCCCCGGTGCGGCCGTGCGGCCCACCGAGTTCGACGATCACCGGGATCGGTCGTGTCACGGCGCCCAGGATCTCCGTCATGCGTGCCACGGTGTCGACACTGTCTGCCCAGCAGACGAACTCGACGTCGTCGTGGGCGTCGAGGTCCGCCGAGATCCAACGGAGCGTCACCGGGTCGATCAGGGCATTGGCGAGAAGGATGCGCTGCACGCCGAACGCGCGAGCGAGCTGCACCTGCCACCCGGTGGCGAGGGTGATTCCCCAACTGCCCGCCTCGAGCTGCTCGGCCCACAGCTGCGGCGCCATCGTGGTCTTGCCGTGCGGTGCCAGACGCATGCCGGCCGCATCGGCCCACCGCGCCATCACATCGATGTTCGACGTGAGGTGGCGGCGATCCAGCGTGACGACAGGGGTCGCGAACTCGGCGAGAGTGGGCGCCGTCGCCAGGTAGTCGCGCACGGTGAGGCCCCACGCGGCGGGTGGGACGGACTTGTACTCGGGGCCGAGAGTGCGGTCGTGCAGCGCCTCGACGGCGGCCTTGTCGATCATCGAATCCTCCTGCGCCGGATACGGCGCTGTAGCGTTGCGTATGTTGCAACGCTGATTGCAAACTGTGTTCGGTGTCGTTAGTCTGCAACGAACAGGGACAACTCGCAAGACATCGAAGGGAATTGATGTGAGATCACCCGGCGCGGCGACTCCACGGGTGGTGTGTGTCGGTGAGGGACTCGTCGTCATGGTCGCGCAGCCCGGCCCCCTCGAGCACTCGGACACGTTCGAGCGGTCGGCCGGGGGAGCCGAGGCCAACGTCGCGCGGGTCCTCGCCCAGTTGGACGTCGAGGCGTCCTGGCTCTCGCGCGTCGGTGACGACGGCTTCGGCCGCTACCTGATGGAAACGATGCGCGCGAGTGGGGTGGACACGTCGGCGGTGATCGTCGACCAGACCCGCACCACCGGGATGTACGTCAAGGAGCGTGGTTCGGGCAGCGGTCACGCGTCGGATCTACCCGCCGGGGAGAGCCGAATGACCTACTTCCGCAGCGGTTCCGCCGCCAGTGCGCTGTGTGTCGACGACATCGTCGGGGCGACACCGGTGCTCACGGCTGCCGACCTCGTCCACGTCAGCGGCATCACGCTCGCCCTGTCGGACACCGCGCGCGACGCTGCGTCCGCACTGGCATCGTCGCCCGGTCTGCTGAGTTTCGACCTCAATCACCGTCCCCGACTCTGGACCGCCGAGAGTGCCGATGTGGTTCTCGGAGAACAGGTCCGACGCAGTGACATCGTGCTGATGGGCGCCGACGAAGCGCACGCGGTGTTCGGCACCGGAGACCCCGATGCGCTGCGTGGCCTGTTCCCCGAGCCGCGCCGCCTGGTGATCAAGAACGACGCCCACGTGGTCGTGGGATTCGACGGCGCCGAGCGTGTCGACGTCCCGGCCCTGCGGTTGTCGGTGGTCGAGAAGATCGGTGCGGGAGACGCGTTCGCCGGTGGCTACCTGGCCGGTGTCCTCCGCGGCGACGATCAGCAGCGTGCGATCAGGCTGGGGCACCTGTGCGCGGCCGGCGCTCTCACCGCGCACGGCGACGCGGCCCATCTGCTTCCGCTGCACCGTCTCGACGCACTGGTGACATCCTCGGACGAGAAGTGGTCGACCATCGACTACGACGCCGAGAGGGGAATCGCCGTATGAGTCAGAGTGTGTCCCGCGCGCTCACCCTGCTTCGGGTGCTGGCCGACGGTCCGCGATCACTGGACGAGTTGGCTGCCCACCTCGACGTGCACAAGACCACGGTCCTGCGACTGCTGCGGGCGATGGAGGCGGAGCGGTTCGTCCAGCACGACCACGAACACCGGTATCGCCTGGGGTCGACGCTCTTCGAACTGTCCAATCGGTCGTTGGAGCAGCGCGACATCCGGACGTTGGCGCGGCCGTACCTCGCGACACTGAACGCGGAGACCAAGCAGACGATCCACCTCGCCACCTACGAGTCGGGGGAGGCCGTCTACATCGACAAGTTCGACGCCACCCAGAGCGTGCGGATGTACTCCCGTGTCGGACGCCCGGCCCCGTTGCACTGCACCGCCGTCGGAAAGATCCTGATCTCCGGGCTGCCTGCGGACGAGCAGGTCCGCGTCGCCCATCGCATCGAGTACACCCGCTTCACCGACCGCACCATCGACACGCCCGAGCGCTACCTCGAGGAACTGGCCCTGGTGACCCGTCAGGGATACGCCGAGGACCACGAGGAACACGAGTCGTTCGTCAACTGCATCGGCGTGCCGGTGCGCGACGGAACCGGCTCGATCGTCGCCGCGGTGTCGATGTCCGTGCCCGACATGCTGCTGGACCACGCCCGCGTCCTCGGCACCCTGCCGCAGGTGCGCGCGGTGGCCGAGACCATCTCCGCCGAACTCGGCTGGAGTCCGACCCCGACGAAGGAACCCGCATGACCGACAAGATCGCCGTCCTCACGACCGACGCGCCTGCACCCGCCCACACCTTCTCGCAGGGGGTGCGCAAGGGCCCGTTCGTCCAGGTGTCCGGGCAGGGACCCGTCGACCCGGCGACCAACGAGTACCTGTACCCCGGCGACGTCGCGGCGCAGACCACGCGAACGCTGACCAACGTCAAGGCCATCGTCGAGGCGAGTGGTGCGACTTTCGACGACGTCGTGATGCTGCGGGTGTACCTGACGAAGCGTGAGGACTTCGCCGTCATGAACGAGGCGTACGGCGCATTCGTCCTCGAACACACGAAGGGTGACGTCCTGCCCAGTCGCACAACGGTCTTCACGGGACTCCCGCGCGAGGAGATGCTCGTCGAGATCGACGCGATCGCGGTGGTCTGACACGTCGACCCACCGTCAGGGCACCATGAACCCATGAGACGACGGTGGGTACGGCTGCAGGGCACGTTCTGGTTCGTTCCTGCGGTCCTGGGCGTCGTCGCCGTCGTCCTCGCTCAACTCCTGGTCGCCCTGGATCGGTGGCTTCTCGATCGGGGCATCGGGATCGGCGGGTCGCTGCTCTATCACGTGGGCGCGAGTGGCAGCCGGGACATCCTCGGCGCCATCGGCGGGTCGATGCTCGGGGTGGCGGCGACGTCCTTCTCCATCACCATCTCGGTGCTCGCGACGGCCAGTTCGACCTACGGCCCGCGACTGGTGCGGAACTTCATGGCGGACCGCGGGAACCAGGTGGTGCTCGGCATCTTCGGAGCGACCTTCCTCTACGCACTGATGGTGCTGCGCTCGATCCGGTCGCTCGACTCGGACGGCGACGTCTTCGTGCCCGACATCGCGGTGAACGTCGCCGTGCTCCTCGCGGTGCTCGACGTGGGTGTCCTGGTGTACTTCATCCACCACATCGCCCAGTCGATCCAGGTGGCGACGCTGTCCTCGCGGGTTCGGGACGAACTCTCCGCAGCCGTCGACGAGCTCTACCCGACGGAGCCGCCGGCCGACGCGGCGTCGGATGCCGAGGTGACGCTGCCCGACCACGTCGACGCGGTCCGTGCTCCGCGTTCCGGAGTCGTCGTCGACGTGGACGAGGACGCGGCGTTGTCCTCGGCCATCGCCGACGACGCTGTCGTGGTTCTGCTCTGCAGACCGGGCGAGCACGTGATCGAGGGAGACGCCATCGCGGAGTCACGACGGTGGAGCGGATCCGCCTCCGCGTCGCACCTGCGAGAGATCGAGTCCGCGGTCGAGATCGGCGACGAGCGGACTCCGCAGCACGACATCGAGTTCGCCGTCGAGCAGCTGGCCGAGATGGCGGTGCGGGCCCTGTCCTCGGGTACCAACGATCCGTACACGGCGCGCAACGCTCTCGACGATCTGTCCGTCGGGATGGTGACTCTCGTCGGCCGTCCGCCGCCGTGCGGTGCCCGGACCGACGATGCCGGGACCGTACGGATCGTTCTTCGTCGGGTGCCCGTGGTGGACCTGATCGACCACGCGCTCGGCGCGGTACGGGTCTACGCGATGGCGAGCCCCATGGTGGTCGCTGCCGGTATCCGGTTGGCCGAGCGGCTCGGTGCGGCAGCGACCGACACCGCGTCGATCGACCGCGTCCGGTACCACCTCGACCTCCTCGACGAGGCGTGCAGACGAGAGATGACGGATCCGGCCGGGCGGGCCTCGTGCCTCGACCAGATCGACCGTGCACGTGGGCGTCTCCGTGCACACTCCGGCTCCGGTCCGCTTTCAGGCACAGTGGAGTCGTAGATCCGCCGCCGAAAGGACCCTGTGCAGACCCGCCTCGCCTTCCTCGGGCTCCTCTCCATCCTGCTCGGCGCCGCGACGATCGTCGTCCTCGATGTCGTCACCGCGCTCGGGTCGCCCGCTCATCTGCGCCGCACCATCAGCGAGTACGGGCTGGGCGCGCAGCAGTGGGTGTTCACGGCCGGGGTGCTGCTCCTCGCCCTCGGATCCGGCGCCGTGCTTATCGCAGCCGTCCGGCAGTCGTTGCTGCGCGCGTCGTCGGTCGCCGCGGTGGCGATGACACTGTGGACGGTAGGACTCGTCGCCGTGGTCGCGGTTCCCAAGCAGGACTGGAGCAACGACGCGACGCTCGGCCTCGGCGGGGCGGTGCACCGCGTGGGTGCGGCGGTCGCGTTCGTCAGCATCCCGGTGGCAGTGATCGCTCTCGCCGCACCGTGGATCCGGTCGAGCGAGTGGGCACGTCACGCCCGACGGACGTTCGTGCTGGGAGTGCTGTCCGTCGTGGCCATCGCACCCATCGGGTACGCGCTGTTCGTCGGCGTGACCACCTCGACACCGTGGTACCGCGTCGTGACGCTCGGACACGTCGAACGGATCCTCGTCGTCGTGGAGGTGATCGCGCTGATCTCGCTCGCGTGGTGGGTCCGCGCGAGCGCGCTCAGGGAGTCACCGCATCGCGTCGGTGACGCGGTCCACCAGCTCTGAGTCGTCGACGTCCAGAATGGGCGCCCACATGGAGGCCGCATCGGCGCCGTAGGCGTGACCGTGGCCTTCCGGGACCTCGGCGGCGAGCGCCATGTCGAGCGTCACCTGCCAGAAGGTGACCAGAGGGATCCACGTCATCCCCTTGTCGACGTCGACGCCGCGCGGCTCCCGGAGCCAGTCCGGCTTGCCGAACAGCAGGTCGAACGACCACCAGACGATCGGATCGCTGGGGTGCTGCCAGTACACGATGCGCGGGCTCTCCCAGTCCACCAGACCGGGTGCGTCGAGATCGGACGGCTCCGCGGCGAAGCGGACGTTCTGCCCGCCGTAGATCACGGGAAGGATCTCGGGGCTGCCCGGGTCCCGTGAGTCGGTGACACGCGACCACTGCTCGGAGAAGTTGGGCGTCCCCACCCACAGCGCGCCGTCCGTGCGCGCCAGCATGTCCTGCACTCCGGAGAAGGCGTCCTGGCCGCCGTACGACCCGAGCGATTCACCGAACGTGAGGAGCTTCGGGCGGTCGTTCTCGGGACGGTCCTGCACGCGCTGGTAGACGGCCTCGAAGACGGCGCGGCCCGCGATGAGCGGGGTGTCGCGATCGGCGAGGAACGCCAACGGACTGGGCAGGTACGAGTACTGGACCGCCGCGATCGCCGTGTCGCCGCCGGCGAGGTACTCGAGTGAGGACGCGACGGACGCGTTGACCCACCCTCGACCGGTGGTCGTCGCGATCGCCAGGTACTCGCGATCGAAGGCGCCGGTTCGGTCCAGTTCGGCGACGAGTCGGTCGGCGAGCGAGTCGACGGTGTCCCGGCCGAGTCCGAGCCCGTCGGCGTCGACGGACTTGCGTCCCGCATAGACCCGGATCGGGGTGAGGGCGGGCCGTCCCGTCACGGATGCGATCTCGTCCGACGTCGGGCCGCCCGCGACGAAGGTGCGCCCCTCGCGGCCCAGGGTGTCCCACTCCTCGTTCGACTCGGGCGAGCCCGACCGTTCGGGCGCCGACGGCGGTTCCACGCCCTCGGCGCTCCCGGTGTCGGCCGCAGCGGCGGACCCGTTGGAGATGCGTGAGATCCCGGTGGCAAGGAGCCCCTCGACGGCGAACACCAGCACCACACCGACGGCGACGACGGCGAGACCGCGCGAGACGGGCGGCGGGAGAACACGACCGATCAGTGCGATGAGAAGGTCGGTGACGCGGCGGATCCCACGAGCCAGCGTGATCACCAGGACGACGACGATCGCGGCGACGACGAAGACTCCGGCGTAGTCCCACGACTGGCTCGGTTCGATGCCCACGAGTTCGCGAGAGATGTTCTGCCACCACGCCCCGAGGACGAGGAACAGCGGGAGCACGACGACTGCGGCGGCGCCGATCGCGTACCAGCCCCACCGCCTCAGTCGTTCGGGCCACTCGCGAGTGAGCTCCATCCGCCGGACGCCCCACACGACGAGAACGCCGACGCCGTGACCGCATCCGACCGAGAGGCCCGTGGCGACGGCCTGCAGGTACCACGGTCGGGGGAGAAGCGACGGGGACATCGACCAGCAGTAGAAGACCAGTCCGACGACGAGGCCGATCGGCTCGAAGCGGGAACACCACCGCCACAGTGCGGTGGCGATGCGTCCTCGCTGGTCCTTCGTGGTCACCGGGTGAGTCTAGGTGCTGCGCGGCGACTCCAACCGGGAGCGCAGGGTCCGATCGGTGACGGAGATCCCCTGGTTGATGAAGGGTTCGACCACCTTCGCGAGTGCCTTGCCCGTGAACCCGCCGGGGAACTCGTAGCGGAACTCGACGTCGGCGACGCAGTGTCCGTCGTCCACGGGGGTGACCACCCAGCGAGAACTGGTCTCGAAACCCTTCACCGACGACAACGCGATGACGGAACCGTCGACCCACTCGACGATGTCCACCGTGGAGTGCAGAGCTTTGGGTCCCAGCTTCATCTCGGCGTCGAAGCGATCGCCGGTGCCGCGCGACACCGGTCCGACGGGGACGAACGAGGTGACGCCGAACATCCAGTCCGGCACGTTCTCGTACGAGGACAGATAGTCGAAGGTCGCCGACGCCGGTGCGGCGATCTCGACGTGCTTGGTGATGACGGGCATGAGGTCTCCTGGTGCGGCTGTGGTGTCAGGGATTCGGTCGGTCAGTCGATGCGGATGGTGAGAGCGTCGGACACGGGCACCGACTGGCAGGCCAGGCGCACTCCCCGGTCGAGCTCGTACTGATCCAGCGTGTCGTTGACGCGCATGTGCACGTCACCGCTGACGAGAGTGAACGCGCAGGCGCCGCAGTTGCCCTCGCGGCACACGAACGGGGCGTCGATTCCCTCGGCGAGCATGGCGTCGAGCAGCACGGTGTCGGGTGCGCAGTGGAACGAGTGATCGTCGCCCTCGACCTCCGCGGACACGGGAACGCCCGTGGCCGAGGACGTCTCGACGAGGGTGGTGTGGAACGGGTCGGTGGTGATCGACGTGAACACCTCACGGTGGATGTTCTCGGGCGACACCCCCGCCGCGAGGAGCCCCTGCTGCGCCACCTCCATGAACGGCCCCGGCCCGCAGAGGTACGCGTCGGCGTCGGCGATGCCGGAGACGGCGTCGGTGAGACCGGTGGCAGTGGGCAGGCCCGACGCCGACTCGTGCCAGTGCCGCACCGTGAGGCGGTCCGGATGCTGCTGCTGCAGATCGTCGAGGGTGGCGGCGAACATGACCGAGTCCGGATCTCTGTTCGCGTAGAACAACACGACCCGTCCGTCGTGCGACGCCAACGCGGTCTTCAGGATGGACATCACGGGCGTGATGCCGCTGCCGGCGGCGACCAGGACGAGCGGGCGATCCCATCGCGCGGGAACGAAGGTGCCCGCGGGAGCCAATGTCGTCAGTGCGAATCCTGCCGTCGCGGTGTCGCACAACCAGGTGGACCCGAGGCCGCCCGCGGTGCGCTTGACGGAGATCGCGGGGCGCTCGCCGGTGTCGGGACTGCTCGACAACGAGTAGCACCGTGCGGCGGAACCGCCGTCGCTCAGAGGAATTTCGACCGTGAGGAACTGGCCCGGGCGGTAGCGCAGAGCCTCGCCGTCGGCAGTGGACAGGACCAACGTCACCGCGTCCGCCGTCTCGCGGATCACCTCGTCGACCTGCAGTCGGAGTGTGCGGACGGCGGTGTCCGCGGAGTCGATCGCCACGATGTCTTCCCCTCGTCGGCCGGGTGTGTCCGGCACTCCGGACTACACCGAAGATTGTTTCATTGAACTATAGGCCATTGACAAATGGCACAGTCATCCGTGACGCTTCCGGCATGACATCGACGCGTCCGATCCCCGAGCGGGGGTCCCTGAGGTCCCGCGCCGCGGCCCGAGCCACGCAGTCGACGTTGCGACCCATCGCGTCCCGACTGCCGTTCGGACGCGGCGGCGAACGCGTCGCCCGCGTCCTCGTCGAGGTGGCCATGCGTGCCTGCGGCGGAATCGCACCCGGCACGGTCGTCCGCACCGTGCGCGAGGACGGTGTGGTCGGGGAGTGGGTCGACGCCCGGGCAGGCCGGAGGCCGGTCGAAGATGGGGCAGGCCGGAGGCCGGTCGAGGGTGGGGCGGATCGCACGCCGGTCGAGGGTGGGGACGGTTCCGTGGACACCGCCGGCCCGATCCTCTATCTGCACGGCAGCGCGTACGCGATCTGTTCCGCACGGACGCACCGCGGCCTGGCGTCGCGGCTCTCCCGCGCGACGCAGCGTCCGGTCTTCGTGGTCGACTACCGACTCGCCCCGGAGTTCCCTTTCCCCGCCGCAGCCGACGACGTCGAGCGGGCGTACCGCTGGCTGCTGTCGAGCGGCCACGCACCCGAGTCGGTCGTCGTGGCCGGCGACTCGGCGGGCGGTCACCTCGCGCTGGACCTGGTGCTGGACAACGCCCGACGATCGGTTCCGCAGCCGAGTGCGGTCCTCCTGTTCTCGCCGTTGATCGATCTGACCTTCACCCTCGCGCAGAACCGGGAGCGTATCCGTCGCGACCCGATGATCTCCGCAGCGGCGGCGCGGGCACTCACCGCGCTCTACACACGCGGCGAGGATCCCGACGGGCGGCGCCTACGACTCGCGGTCGAGGCGGGAACGGCACTGCCGCACTTCGTGGTTCAGGCCGGCGGTGCGGAGATGCTCGTCGCCGACGCCGAGCACCTGCGCGATCTGGTGGTCGATGCCGGTGGCACCTGCACGCTCGAGATCTGGCCCGACCAGATGCACGTGTTCCAGGCTCTGCCGCGCATCAGCCCGGAAGCGGACCGGGCACTCGCCCGCGCCGCACATGCCCTGACAGCCCTCCATCGAACAGAGACGAGACACTGATGTTCTCTCGATCCAGACCACGCCTCACTCACGGGGCGGACGCCGTGGTCACCGGCGCCGGCAGTGGCATCGGCCGCGCCTTCGCGCTCGAGATCGCCCGCCGCGGTGGCCGCGTCGTCTGCGCGGACATCTCGCTCGAACGCGCCGAGGAGACGGTGCGGATGCTCGACGGCCCCGGCTTCGCCGTCCAGTGCGACGTCGCCGTGCAGTCGCAGGTCGAGGATCTCGCGCTGTTCGCCGAACTGGAGTTCGGTGGCGCGCCGACGCTCGTGATCAACAACGCCGGCGTCGGCATCGGTGGCAAGCCAGTGGGCGACATCGGGTTCGAGGACTGGAACTGGGCGCTCGGCATCAACCTGTGGGGAGTGGTCCACGGATGCGAGACGTTCGTTCCGCTGCTCCGTACCGCGGGTCGCGGCGGCATCATCAACGTGGCTTCGGCCGCGGGATTCGCCGCGGCACCGACGATGGGGCCCTACAACGTCGGCAAGGCGGGCGTCATGTCGCTGTCCGAGACTCTGGCGGCGGAACTGTCCGGGTCGGGTGTCCACGTGACCGTGCTGTGCCCGACCTTCGTCAAGACCAACGTCGCGGTCGACGGTCGCATCACCGAGCGCTCCACGGAACTCGCGCAGAAGTTGATGCGATGGACCGGCTTCTCACCCGAGCGGATCGCCGTCACCACGCTCGACGCGCACGACAGGAACCGCCTCTACGTCGTGCCCCAGCTCGACGCGAAAGCCATCTGGCTGACGAAACGGCTCCTCCCCACCCTCTACACCCGCGGAGCAGGGCTGCTCGACCGCCTGCTCCCCGGCGAGCCCGCCCCACAGTCCCTTCCCACTGTTTCCGCCTCGACAGGAGTATGACGATGGCCTTCGACTTCGACGCCATGCTGGACAAGATCAAGGACCGCCAGTGGTCCCTTGCGGACATCGACTGGGACGCCCCCGGCGCCGAGATGATCCCGCCCGAGCAGCACGCCAAGCTCAAGCCGTTCTTGTCCGATCTCATGTGGATCGAGAACGTCGGCGCGCGCGGATTCGCCGCGATGGCACGCAAGGCGCCCACCGAGACGCTGCGCGAGATCTACCGTTACTTCCACGCGGAGGAGCAGAAGCACGCGAATGCCGAACTGGCACTGATGCGTCGGTGGGGCATGCTCGAGAACGACGAGATCCCGCAGCCGAACGTCAACGTCAAGCTGATCATCGACTGGCTCGACAAGTACTCGGATCAGACGCCGCTCGCCGTGCTCGGCACCGTCATCCCGATGCTCGAGGTCGCGCTCGACGGTGCGCTGGTCAAGTTCATCGTCGACGAGATCGACGACCCGGTCTGCCAGGAAGTGTTCAAGCGCATCAACGCCGACGAGTCGCGGCACCTCGCCGTCGACTTCGAGGTCATCGATCTGCTGGGCCACGCGAAGATGCGCCGCATTCTCGTCGAGACGATCGGCGCCTGGATGCATCCGTCGCTCATCATCGGCACCCTGCGGTACATCCCACTGCTGAACAAGATGCGGGACAACATCGTCGAGATGGGTGTCGACGAGGATCGCCTCTACACCGCGATGAAGCGCTTCAAGAAGGTGGGCGAACGCAGCGAGTTCCCGAAGCGTCTGCCGATGTACCGCTTCATCAGCTGGCACGGGAGCGTCGTCATCAACCGCGACCACCCGTACCACAAGTTCGCCGACTCGATGGTGACGCTGACGGCCAAGTACCCGAAGCGGCTGCTGCGCCCGCAGCCCACGTGGTCCAAGGAACTCACGTACGAGCCCGTCGCATGACCGAGATTCTCTCCACCGCCATCATCGGAGGCGGATTTGCCGGCATCGGTGCCGCGATCCGGCTTCAGCAACGGGGGATTCGCGACATCGCCATCCTCGAACGCGGCACACGTGCCGGTGGGACCTGGCGTGACAACACGTATCCCGGTGCAGCCTGCGACATTCCGTCCCGCCTGTACTCGTACAGCTTCGCCCCCAATCCGGACTGGTCGCACACCTACTCCGGGAGTGCGGAGATCCTGGGCTACATCGACTCGATGGTCGAGAAGTTCGAGCTGAGCCGCTACCTCCGGTTCGGTCA
This window harbors:
- a CDS encoding ferritin-like domain-containing protein is translated as MAFDFDAMLDKIKDRQWSLADIDWDAPGAEMIPPEQHAKLKPFLSDLMWIENVGARGFAAMARKAPTETLREIYRYFHAEEQKHANAELALMRRWGMLENDEIPQPNVNVKLIIDWLDKYSDQTPLAVLGTVIPMLEVALDGALVKFIVDEIDDPVCQEVFKRINADESRHLAVDFEVIDLLGHAKMRRILVETIGAWMHPSLIIGTLRYIPLLNKMRDNIVEMGVDEDRLYTAMKRFKKVGERSEFPKRLPMYRFISWHGSVVINRDHPYHKFADSMVTLTAKYPKRLLRPQPTWSKELTYEPVA
- a CDS encoding alpha/beta hydrolase, producing MTSTRPIPERGSLRSRAAARATQSTLRPIASRLPFGRGGERVARVLVEVAMRACGGIAPGTVVRTVREDGVVGEWVDARAGRRPVEDGAGRRPVEGGADRTPVEGGDGSVDTAGPILYLHGSAYAICSARTHRGLASRLSRATQRPVFVVDYRLAPEFPFPAAADDVERAYRWLLSSGHAPESVVVAGDSAGGHLALDLVLDNARRSVPQPSAVLLFSPLIDLTFTLAQNRERIRRDPMISAAAARALTALYTRGEDPDGRRLRLAVEAGTALPHFVVQAGGAEMLVADAEHLRDLVVDAGGTCTLEIWPDQMHVFQALPRISPEADRALARAAHALTALHRTETRH
- a CDS encoding SDR family NAD(P)-dependent oxidoreductase, encoding MFSRSRPRLTHGADAVVTGAGSGIGRAFALEIARRGGRVVCADISLERAEETVRMLDGPGFAVQCDVAVQSQVEDLALFAELEFGGAPTLVINNAGVGIGGKPVGDIGFEDWNWALGINLWGVVHGCETFVPLLRTAGRGGIINVASAAGFAAAPTMGPYNVGKAGVMSLSETLAAELSGSGVHVTVLCPTFVKTNVAVDGRITERSTELAQKLMRWTGFSPERIAVTTLDAHDRNRLYVVPQLDAKAIWLTKRLLPTLYTRGAGLLDRLLPGEPAPQSLPTVSASTGV